The Anaeromyxobacter sp. nucleotide sequence CCCGAAGCCGTCGGGCTCATCCGGTAGGCGCGCGTGCGGCTGGGCACCCGCTTCCGCGTCTCCGCCGCGGCCTCCCTCGGGTCGATCCTGGCCATCGGCCTGGTCCTGGGCTGGTTCCTGGTGGAGACCCGGCGGGCCCACCGGGGCGACCAGCTGGCCGGCCAGCTGCAGCAGGCCTCCTTCGAGCGGGGGCTGCTGCACGACGAGTACCTGTTGCTCGGGGAGCCCCGGGCCAGGGGGCAGTGGGAGGCCAAGACCGCCGCCCTGCGGGCCCTGCTGGAGCGGGCGGCCCTGGAGCTGGAGGGCGGCGACGACCGCCGGGTGGTGGGCGAGATGGTGGCGCTGGTGGACCAGGGGGCGGCGCTCTTCGCCGAGCTCCTCCGCGACGAGGGCGCCCCGGAGGCGCCGCAGCGGGCCACCGCCGCGGCCTTCCGGCAGCGCGCCACCAGCCGGCAGCTGCTCATCTCGCACGATCTCAACGGCCGGGCCCGGCAGCTGGCCACCGCGGCGGCGGCGCGGCTGGCCGCCACCCAGCGTGGCGCCGTGCTGGCCCTGGTGCTCCTGCTGGTGGCCGTGGTGGCCGTGACCCTCTCCAACACCTGGATGGCGGCGGTCACCCTGGAGCGCCGCCTGGTCACACTGCGCGACGGCGCCGAGCGGGTGGCCTCCGGCGCCCTGGATCACCGGCTCGCCCTGCGGGGGGACGACGAGCTGGCCGACCTGGGCCACGCCTTCGACCGCATGACCGAGCGGCTGCAGCAGACCTACGCGTCGCTGGAGGGGGAGGTGGCCGACCGGCGCCGCGCCCAGCACGAGGTGGGCCGGCTCAACGAGGCGCTGAAGCGGCACCTGGCGGCCCTGGAGGTCTCCAACCGCGAGCTGGAGGCCTTCAGCTACGCCGTCTCGCACGACCTGCGGGCCCCGCTCCGCTCCATCTCCGGCTTCAGCCAGGCGGTGCTGGAGGACTGGGGCCCCAGGCTCGACGCCCAGGGGCGGCAGTACCTGGAGATGGCCAACGACGCCGCGCGCGAGATGGGGCAGCTCATCGACGACCTGCTGGGGCTCTCGCGGGTGGCGCGCATCGACATGGCGCCGCAGCCGGTGGACCTGGCGGCCCTGGCCGCCGGCGTGGTGGCGGAGCTGCGGCGCGGCGAGCCGGGTCGCTCGGTCGAGGTGGAGATCGCCCCGGACCTGGTGGCGC carries:
- a CDS encoding HAMP domain-containing protein gives rise to the protein MRLGTRFRVSAAASLGSILAIGLVLGWFLVETRRAHRGDQLAGQLQQASFERGLLHDEYLLLGEPRARGQWEAKTAALRALLERAALELEGGDDRRVVGEMVALVDQGAALFAELLRDEGAPEAPQRATAAAFRQRATSRQLLISHDLNGRARQLATAAAARLAATQRGAVLALVLLLVAVVAVTLSNTWMAAVTLERRLVTLRDGAERVASGALDHRLALRGDDELADLGHAFDRMTERLQQTYASLEGEVADRRRAQHEVGRLNEALKRHLAALEVSNRELEAFSYAVSHDLRAPLRSISGFSQAVLEDWGPRLDAQGRQYLEMANDAAREMGQLIDDLLGLSRVARIDMAPQPVDLAALAAGVVAELRRGEPGRSVEVEIAPDLVAQGDPTLLRLALENLLRNAWKFTSHHAAARITVGRREARGRQAFFVADDGAGFDMAYVDKLFQPFQRLHRSSEFPGTGIGLATVSRVVRRHGGEAWAEGAVEQGATIYFTLQGHGGHHAEQGHPAGRGQPEGRPADAARLPAEQDRQRPAGGA